One Manihot esculenta cultivar AM560-2 chromosome 6, M.esculenta_v8, whole genome shotgun sequence DNA segment encodes these proteins:
- the LOC110617852 gene encoding extensin-like: protein MARTKMKVTGGLGIWRRRGMPRPIRIPTDSDEEAMENPPPVPNDADIELADEARNTVNPATQTYRRRTRASLITPPPSSPSVATDTLGGETPQEDTPSTSHGQKRPRTPSPPPPPSPERRPETPVVPPPTSHEEGPLTPRHERVFKKKKAALTTVHQQPTPADGTVGETEQAPPADEPPPVAPQQEANQAPDDAAPNQTVEAHLSRIEDRMQHMQHMLQLLVDHFLPTDQHRQ, encoded by the exons ATGGCCAGAACAAAGATGAAAGTTACCGGCGGTCTCGGTATATGGAGGAGGCGCGGGATGCCTAGACCGATACGCATTCCCACAGACAGTGATGAAGAGGCAATGGAAAACCCACCACCCGTCCCCAACGACGCCGACATTGAACTCGCCGACGAAGCAAGAAACACTGTCAATCCAGCAACCCAGACCTATCGTCGTCGGACTAGGGCGTCGTTGATTACACCACCACCCTCCTCACCATCAGTCGCGACAGACACCCTGGGAGGCGAGACGCCTCAAGAAGACACCCCTTCCACCAGTCATGGtcagaaacggccaagaacaccatcaccaccaccaccaccaagcCCGGAGCGACGACCAGAAACACCCGTCGTCCCACCTCCCACGAGCCACGAAGAAG GACCTCTAacaccacgccatgagcgtgtaTTCAAAAAGAAGAAGGCCGCCCTTACCACAGTACACCAGCAGCCTACCCCAGCAGATGGGACAGTAGGGGAAACAGAGCAGGCACCCCCAGCAGATGAACCACCTCCAGTTGCACCCCAGCAGGAAGCAAATCAGGCCCCTGATGACGCAGCCCCaaaccagacagtagaggcaCATCTCAGTCGAATAGAGGACAGAATGCAGCATATGCAGCACATGCTACAACTGCTGGTGGACCACTTCCTACCCACAGACCAgcacagacagtga